In Aequorivita sp. H23M31, a single window of DNA contains:
- a CDS encoding TAT-variant-translocated molybdopterin oxidoreductase: MASNKKYWKSFEELNPDSKIVQGLEQKEFVTEIPTDEFLGNKEALEASSTTRRDFLKYVGFSTAAATLAACDGPVIKSIPYVLLPDEIVPGVANYYASTMADGFDFANVLVKTREGRPIKVQPNDLAKNSGSVNARVQASVLSLYDKNRLAGPQIDGADVSWPEFDTAMAQKMNEMTGKDIVLLTRTFASPSTSKLISEFIAKYPNVRHVVYDTVSSSEVLDAFQNKYGFRALPDYDFSKADVVVSVGADFLGDWQGGGHSKSYAQSRLPKNGKISRHIQFEANLTLTGGKADKRIPATPSQQLQVLKALTGGSTSGLPENIADAVNKAKAQLHKAGNRALIITGLPFVEAQKIALDFNANSEAMDSSKPRLIRQGSNSEVLAVVNGVMSGSIKGLITVDVDPVYSLPNGKEFAEAYKNLEMTLAFGMKKEATAALAKMVAATPHYLESWDDIEMKKGSYSLTQPTIRPLFNTRQFQDSLLKWTGSNKSYYDYIKENWTSSILTDKTWSQALHDGCTVSDSEIFAYGKATSTEGAGVMESSSSDGALFNTQDTSGLELTLYTKTGMGDGRQANNPWLQEFPDPITRASWDNYVTVSAADAKDLGLVNKHVSNGALDGSYVNIKLGNVVIENVPVIIQPGQARGSVGMALGYGKTASIQAEMRTGLNAYPLYQNFSSVQNVTLEKVGGMHEFACVQLQNTMAGRSEDIIKETTIEIFNTKDKDFFNPIPTVEYDHQHVTVRDRKADIWSPFDESIGHHFNMSIDLNTCTGCGACVIACHAENNIPVVGKDEVRKFRDMHWLRIDRYYSAGDTFQEEIETLENLPAFDTYSIIENPSYENPQVAFQPMLCQHCNHAPCETVCPVAATSHGRQGQNHMAYNRCVGTRYCANNCPYKVRRFNWFLYNENDEFDYNMNNDLGRMVLNPDVVVRSRGVMEKCSLCIQMTQLTILEAKREGRPVKDGEFQTACSIACDTGAIVFGDVNDADSEIRKLKDGDRMYHVLEDLGTKPNVMYQMMVRNTAEE; encoded by the coding sequence ATGGCATCAAACAAGAAATACTGGAAGAGTTTTGAAGAGCTTAACCCAGATAGCAAAATTGTTCAGGGGCTCGAGCAAAAAGAGTTTGTAACTGAAATCCCGACTGACGAATTTCTTGGCAATAAGGAGGCGCTAGAGGCTTCCTCTACCACCCGTCGTGATTTCTTGAAATATGTGGGCTTTTCCACTGCTGCCGCAACATTGGCAGCTTGTGATGGTCCTGTAATCAAATCGATTCCCTATGTTTTATTGCCCGATGAAATAGTTCCGGGAGTAGCAAATTATTACGCATCGACCATGGCCGATGGGTTTGATTTTGCCAATGTTCTTGTAAAAACAAGAGAAGGACGGCCTATCAAAGTTCAGCCTAACGATTTGGCCAAAAACAGTGGTAGCGTGAATGCCAGGGTTCAGGCATCTGTTCTTTCTTTATATGATAAAAATCGACTTGCTGGCCCACAAATAGACGGCGCCGACGTTTCTTGGCCTGAATTTGATACCGCGATGGCCCAGAAGATGAATGAAATGACCGGTAAGGACATCGTTCTGCTTACCCGTACTTTTGCCAGTCCTTCTACATCAAAATTGATTTCTGAATTTATAGCCAAATATCCAAACGTCCGCCACGTGGTGTACGATACCGTATCAAGTTCTGAGGTGCTTGATGCATTCCAAAATAAATACGGTTTTAGAGCCCTTCCGGATTACGACTTCTCAAAGGCAGATGTTGTTGTTTCAGTTGGTGCAGATTTCTTGGGAGATTGGCAAGGCGGTGGGCACAGTAAAAGTTATGCCCAGAGCCGTCTGCCTAAAAATGGAAAGATATCCAGACATATTCAATTTGAAGCAAACCTTACATTAACTGGTGGAAAAGCAGATAAAAGAATTCCAGCTACCCCTTCACAGCAGCTGCAAGTACTTAAGGCTTTAACGGGTGGAAGTACTTCTGGTCTTCCGGAAAATATTGCTGATGCAGTTAACAAAGCTAAAGCGCAACTTCACAAGGCTGGAAACCGAGCGTTGATAATTACAGGGCTTCCCTTTGTTGAAGCACAGAAAATCGCTTTGGATTTTAACGCCAATAGCGAGGCGATGGATTCGTCAAAACCGCGACTAATAAGACAAGGAAGTAATTCTGAAGTTCTGGCCGTTGTAAACGGTGTAATGTCTGGAAGTATCAAAGGTTTAATTACCGTTGATGTGGATCCAGTTTATTCATTGCCAAACGGGAAAGAATTTGCTGAGGCATATAAAAATCTTGAAATGACCCTTGCTTTTGGAATGAAGAAAGAGGCAACCGCTGCTTTGGCTAAAATGGTTGCTGCTACTCCCCATTACCTTGAATCTTGGGATGACATAGAAATGAAAAAGGGAAGTTATAGCCTTACCCAGCCTACTATCCGTCCTTTGTTCAATACTAGACAGTTTCAGGACTCTTTATTGAAATGGACAGGATCCAATAAGAGTTATTACGATTATATAAAAGAAAATTGGACAAGTTCCATTTTAACTGATAAAACTTGGAGCCAGGCGCTTCACGATGGTTGCACCGTTAGCGATTCTGAAATCTTTGCTTATGGGAAGGCAACTTCTACAGAAGGAGCAGGCGTTATGGAAAGTAGTTCTTCTGATGGAGCGTTATTTAATACTCAGGATACCTCTGGTCTTGAGCTTACCCTATATACCAAAACCGGTATGGGTGATGGTCGTCAGGCGAATAACCCTTGGTTGCAGGAATTCCCGGATCCTATCACCAGAGCTTCTTGGGATAACTATGTGACAGTTTCGGCTGCAGATGCCAAAGACTTAGGACTTGTGAACAAACACGTTTCCAATGGTGCTTTGGATGGTAGCTATGTGAATATAAAGTTGGGTAACGTGGTAATAGAGAACGTTCCCGTTATTATACAGCCAGGACAAGCAAGAGGTTCGGTTGGTATGGCCTTGGGTTACGGAAAAACTGCTTCTATTCAAGCCGAAATGCGAACTGGTTTAAATGCCTATCCATTATACCAGAATTTTTCTTCTGTCCAAAACGTCACCCTTGAAAAAGTAGGGGGTATGCACGAATTTGCTTGCGTGCAGTTGCAAAATACTATGGCTGGCCGTAGTGAGGATATTATTAAAGAAACTACAATTGAGATTTTCAATACTAAGGATAAGGATTTTTTCAATCCTATTCCAACAGTAGAATACGATCATCAACACGTAACAGTAAGAGACCGTAAGGCAGATATATGGAGTCCTTTTGATGAATCCATCGGGCATCATTTCAATATGTCTATCGATTTGAATACCTGTACCGGTTGTGGGGCATGTGTTATTGCTTGCCACGCCGAAAACAACATTCCTGTAGTAGGAAAGGATGAGGTAAGAAAGTTCCGCGATATGCACTGGTTGCGAATTGACCGCTATTATTCTGCTGGTGATACTTTCCAGGAAGAAATAGAGACTTTAGAAAATCTTCCTGCTTTTGATACGTATTCTATTATTGAGAATCCGTCTTACGAAAATCCGCAGGTTGCTTTTCAACCTATGCTTTGTCAGCATTGTAACCACGCTCCTTGCGAAACTGTTTGTCCAGTTGCCGCAACTTCTCACGGTCGTCAGGGTCAAAACCATATGGCTTATAACAGATGCGTTGGAACTCGTTATTGTGCCAACAACTGTCCATACAAAGTGCGAAGATTCAACTGGTTTTTATATAATGAAAATGACGAGTTTGACTATAACATGAACAATGACCTTGGACGAATGGTTCTCAACCCAGATGTGGTTGTGCGTTCCAGAGGAGTTATGGAAAAATGTTCATTGTGCATCCAAATGACTCAATTAACTATTTTGGAAGCCAAGCGTGAAGGAAGACCGGTAAAAGATGGCGAATTCCAAACAGCCTGTTCCATTGCTTGTGATACTGGAGCTATTGTCTTTGGAGACGTCAATGATGCCGATTCTGAAATTCGCAAATTGAAAGATGGGGACCGTATGTACCACGTCTTGGAAGATTTGGGCACAAAGCCGAATGTTATGTACCAGATGATGGTGAGAAATACAGCAGAAGAATAA
- a CDS encoding c-type cytochrome — translation MKKVNFLYLRSQLPLLLLVFLLTFSTTIYSQDEPAVTATPAEDAAPPAKVPGDASGDVAAGESLFKANCAACHKLDKKAVGPPLRGISDKESRDWLHKWITNSQSLISAGDASAVKIFEEYNKMPMPPFPALSEGDIDNILAYLDQPKSAPAGEVTPDTAATQPAASSGGGVSNGLVLGALVLIFVLLVIMLFLVYGTLKRIAVAKGIDVTPEEREKHTPIWKAFIHNQFLVLVVSVFFILAATYFAFGYLMQVGVDQGYQPVQPIHYSHKIHAGDNGIDCNFCHSSARKSQTSGIPSLNVCMNCHKNISEVAEETATPEYSKEFYDGEIAKLYKAVGWDVDNQEYTGKTEPVKWVRIHNLPDFVYFNHSQHVTVAGIACQTCHGEIENMEVVEQFAPLTMGWCINCHRETNVNLESNEYYAKIHEELSKKYGVEKLTIAELGGLECGKCHY, via the coding sequence ATGAAAAAGGTAAATTTTTTATATCTACGCTCACAATTGCCGCTTCTCCTGTTAGTGTTCCTGCTAACTTTTTCAACTACCATATATTCCCAAGATGAGCCTGCCGTAACAGCTACTCCTGCAGAGGATGCTGCGCCTCCGGCAAAAGTACCAGGGGATGCTAGTGGCGACGTTGCTGCTGGGGAATCTTTGTTTAAAGCCAATTGTGCTGCTTGTCACAAATTGGACAAGAAGGCAGTTGGACCACCACTAAGAGGTATTTCTGATAAAGAGAGCCGCGACTGGTTGCATAAGTGGATCACCAATAGTCAGTCACTTATTAGTGCTGGCGATGCGTCGGCGGTAAAGATTTTTGAGGAATATAATAAAATGCCCATGCCTCCGTTTCCAGCGCTTTCTGAAGGAGACATTGATAATATTTTAGCTTATTTGGATCAACCAAAATCAGCTCCTGCCGGGGAGGTAACTCCCGATACTGCGGCCACACAACCAGCTGCATCCAGCGGCGGCGGAGTATCCAATGGTCTAGTCCTGGGAGCGTTGGTGCTTATTTTTGTGCTCTTAGTGATTATGCTATTCTTGGTTTATGGAACCTTAAAGAGAATCGCCGTAGCCAAAGGAATTGATGTTACACCAGAAGAAAGGGAAAAGCATACTCCTATATGGAAAGCATTTATCCACAATCAGTTTTTGGTTTTAGTGGTTTCAGTGTTTTTTATTCTTGCAGCCACTTATTTTGCATTTGGATATTTGATGCAAGTAGGCGTAGATCAAGGTTATCAGCCTGTTCAACCTATTCATTATTCCCATAAAATTCACGCAGGCGACAATGGTATAGATTGTAACTTCTGCCATAGTTCTGCTAGAAAGAGTCAAACTTCAGGAATTCCATCTTTGAATGTTTGTATGAATTGTCATAAAAACATTTCTGAGGTTGCCGAGGAAACGGCCACTCCTGAATATTCCAAGGAATTTTACGATGGTGAAATAGCCAAGCTGTACAAAGCTGTTGGCTGGGATGTGGATAACCAAGAATATACTGGTAAAACAGAACCGGTAAAATGGGTTCGAATTCATAACCTTCCAGACTTCGTTTATTTCAATCACTCGCAGCACGTTACTGTAGCAGGTATTGCCTGTCAAACTTGTCACGGTGAGATTGAGAATATGGAGGTGGTAGAGCAGTTTGCGCCACTTACAATGGGATGGTGTATTAACTGTCACCGAGAAACCAATGTCAATTTGGAATCGAATGAGTACTATGCAAAAATTCACGAAGAACTCTCCAAAAAATATGGAGTGGAAAAATTAACCATTGCAGAATTAGGTGGTTTGGAATGTGGCAAGTGCCACTATTAG
- a CDS encoding SPOR domain-containing protein encodes MKSQIYSKLIITSILLVFACSLGMAQSATLTIHQDPKITELLSLKKDLEKENKLTDGYTIQLYYGEMDKASQILIKYRGSYGQWPASIEYETPNYKVWAGNFSTRIEAERALLDIQKNFSSAFILKPDRRK; translated from the coding sequence ATGAAATCGCAAATCTATTCCAAACTAATTATAACCAGCATTTTATTGGTTTTTGCCTGCAGCTTGGGAATGGCCCAGAGCGCAACACTTACCATTCATCAGGACCCTAAAATCACAGAATTGCTGAGTTTGAAGAAAGATCTTGAAAAGGAAAACAAACTCACCGATGGCTATACCATCCAGCTTTATTACGGTGAAATGGACAAAGCCAGCCAGATCTTAATAAAATACAGAGGAAGTTATGGACAGTGGCCGGCTTCAATTGAATATGAAACTCCCAATTATAAAGTCTGGGCAGGAAATTTCTCCACCCGTATAGAAGCAGAACGAGCGCTATTGGATATACAAAAAAACTTTTCATCAGCCTTTATCTTAAAACCAGACCGTAGAAAATAA
- a CDS encoding sigma-70 family RNA polymerase sigma factor encodes MKDIEIISLVLSGNIESYEKIMRRYNGYLYKVGKSYGFNHNDVEDLMQETYIDVFINLKNFENRASFKTWIVRIMLNNCFHKKQKYKQHGIPLSGEITENSKSFLENQSEETKDRVQNDELKEILEAAIHRIPESYRLVFTLRELNGMSVRETSQALKITEGNVKTRLSRSKSMLKEEIKKTYSPEEIFEFDLIYCDKLVAKGMKTLRTKDISS; translated from the coding sequence ATGAAAGATATTGAAATAATTTCACTGGTCCTTTCTGGAAATATCGAAAGCTATGAAAAAATAATGCGGCGGTACAATGGATATTTGTACAAAGTGGGAAAATCCTATGGCTTCAACCATAATGACGTAGAGGATTTAATGCAGGAAACCTATATCGATGTTTTTATAAATCTGAAAAATTTTGAAAATCGTGCCTCTTTCAAAACTTGGATTGTTCGGATTATGCTCAACAATTGTTTTCATAAAAAACAGAAATATAAGCAACACGGAATTCCCTTAAGCGGTGAAATCACAGAAAATTCCAAATCATTTCTTGAAAACCAAAGTGAGGAAACAAAGGACAGGGTTCAAAATGATGAGCTTAAGGAGATTTTAGAAGCTGCCATTCACAGAATTCCCGAAAGCTATAGATTGGTTTTTACTCTAAGGGAACTAAATGGAATGAGTGTTCGCGAAACCTCCCAGGCTTTAAAGATTACGGAAGGGAATGTAAAAACCAGACTTAGCCGATCAAAGTCCATGTTAAAGGAGGAGATAAAGAAAACCTATTCTCCCGAGGAAATTTTCGAGTTCGATTTAATTTATTGTGATAAATTAGTAGCCAAAGGGATGAAGACCTTGCGGACCAAAGATATTTCTTCCTAA
- a CDS encoding plastocyanin/azurin family copper-binding protein, with product MILDLSFMTSGIGKYVILIFLVVSCNSNKKSETPAISNEDAQNTHMDTVASENVKRELHIGKDTIVIIGMEFHPKELHLKKGATVVWINKDIVPHDASEFPNKNWTSGPLAPGESWKMKVDKSYDYFCSIHITMKGKLFVDP from the coding sequence ATGATTTTAGACCTTTCATTTATGACCAGTGGAATTGGGAAATATGTAATTTTGATTTTTCTAGTTGTAAGCTGCAATTCCAATAAAAAATCGGAAACGCCAGCTATTTCAAACGAAGATGCCCAAAACACACATATGGATACTGTTGCATCAGAAAATGTGAAAAGAGAATTGCATATTGGTAAGGATACAATCGTAATTATCGGAATGGAATTTCACCCGAAGGAACTTCATCTGAAAAAGGGTGCTACTGTGGTATGGATCAATAAGGACATAGTGCCTCACGATGCCAGTGAATTCCCAAATAAAAATTGGACTTCTGGTCCTTTGGCTCCCGGTGAATCCTGGAAAATGAAGGTCGATAAGAGCTACGACTATTTTTGTAGCATCCATATAACGATGAAAGGGAAATTATTTGTGGATCCTTAA
- a CDS encoding DUF4142 domain-containing protein — protein sequence MKTKKRIFKTIVLTASILFFLASCNEKKKDPNALNDAEIASIAVTANQIDVDYGKIALDKSSNPEIQKFAQTMIDDHTAIIGKATDLAKKLNVTPEDNATTQSLLDGAKKEKEDLNSKSGMAFDKAYINNEVSYHEAVISTVKDKLIPQAENQELKDLLQSVLPLLEHHLEMAKQAQSGIANAPELNDAQIASIAVTANQIDVEYGKIALKKGSNAEVKKFAQTMVDDHSAIIKKAVDLAGKLGVTPEDNPTTQSLLDGAEKIKADLNSKKGKEFDKAYIDNEVSYHEAAISIVKNTLIPQTQNEELRDLLQSAVPLFEHHLEMAKKAQADLK from the coding sequence ATGAAAACAAAAAAAAGAATTTTTAAAACAATTGTTTTAACCGCGAGCATCCTTTTTTTCTTAGCGAGCTGTAACGAAAAGAAAAAGGATCCCAATGCACTGAATGATGCTGAAATAGCGTCCATAGCTGTAACGGCAAATCAGATAGATGTGGATTATGGAAAAATTGCATTGGATAAATCCTCAAATCCCGAGATCCAAAAATTTGCGCAGACTATGATCGATGATCATACGGCCATTATTGGAAAAGCAACTGATTTGGCTAAAAAATTGAATGTTACCCCAGAAGACAATGCTACAACCCAGTCGCTTTTAGACGGTGCGAAGAAAGAGAAAGAGGATTTGAACTCTAAATCGGGGATGGCTTTTGACAAAGCATATATAAATAACGAAGTATCTTACCACGAGGCGGTAATCTCGACCGTGAAGGACAAATTAATTCCACAAGCTGAAAACCAAGAGCTCAAGGATTTATTGCAAAGTGTGCTTCCGCTGTTGGAACATCATTTGGAAATGGCCAAACAGGCACAATCTGGTATTGCCAACGCTCCTGAACTAAATGATGCCCAGATTGCGTCTATTGCCGTAACTGCAAATCAGATTGATGTGGAATACGGTAAAATTGCCCTTAAAAAAGGTAGTAATGCCGAAGTGAAAAAATTTGCACAAACTATGGTAGATGATCACTCTGCAATTATAAAAAAGGCAGTGGATCTTGCCGGAAAATTAGGCGTAACTCCAGAGGACAATCCAACTACACAATCTTTGTTGGACGGTGCGGAAAAAATCAAGGCTGATCTAAATTCCAAAAAGGGTAAAGAGTTTGACAAGGCTTATATCGATAATGAAGTTTCTTATCATGAGGCAGCGATTTCTATTGTTAAAAACACTTTGATTCCGCAAACCCAAAATGAAGAACTTAGGGACCTGTTGCAAAGTGCCGTTCCTTTGTTTGAACATCACTTAGAAATGGCCAAAAAAGCCCAAGCAGATTTGAAATGA
- a CDS encoding DUF5916 domain-containing protein, whose product MNGFYKLTTIVFFLVSTSFTYSQKVDSIPRKKITIPKITLAPKIDGVLNDEVWASAPIATDFVERQPKNGVPIPDSLKTEVKIVYDDLGIYFGATLKDPQPEKILRELTERDQIENDDFFFILLNGYNDRQQSLQFIVTAAGVQYDAKMTNGNEDASWNGVWYSAVQITDDGWVAEIFIPYAELRFPNKNIQVWGLNMEREFRRSRTRYTWSPVDNTKGEFSFYDGEIYGIENVKTPTRLSFQPYVSAYLNDYDGKSETVFNGGLDLKYGINDAFTLDMILVPDFGQSKFDDEILNLSAFETQYEENRGFFTEGTELFTKGDLFYSRRVGGYPSGDVNLEENEVVERFPATVKLINAFKISGRTDKNLGIGIFNAITERTYADILNTETNTRRKELVEPLSNYNILVLDQRFGGNSSVSFVNTNVIREGDYRDANATGMYLDLINKKNTLNYTASTAGSWVKDNTSEFGMEGSAGIAEISGSHRFSAEINFRTKDYNINDLGYSSETNYINYYGYYGYRYLQPKGFLNNLNLNFNLNYTRRLETNLYNVFKFNFNSNFVTKKFTSFGGGFEMTPFGANDIYEPRVENWYVTTPAYYDIWVWYSSDYRKKFALDVNLEFNKFNQIARDYIEVEIRPRYRISDKWKLFFGTDWIFSDSEEGFVNLKDQNIIFGRRDRNTLINSLESQYIFNNKMALNLAFRHYYSEVEYSKFFTLQDNGGLLDNSDYLLNHNTTYNNWNIDLRFSWWFAPGSQLTLLYQNSIENSIAESGISFSNNFHDLFDAPQLNSFSLRVSYYLDYNRIGSWLGKNKIEDLSPSKKRKKKMNLSSGI is encoded by the coding sequence GTGAACGGGTTCTATAAATTAACCACTATTGTTTTCTTTCTTGTTTCTACCTCTTTTACATATAGTCAAAAGGTGGACAGTATTCCTCGGAAGAAAATAACCATTCCCAAAATTACCCTTGCTCCAAAGATTGATGGAGTATTAAATGATGAGGTTTGGGCGAGTGCTCCCATTGCAACAGATTTTGTAGAACGTCAACCAAAAAATGGAGTTCCAATTCCTGATAGTCTTAAGACGGAAGTAAAAATTGTTTATGATGATCTCGGGATTTATTTTGGAGCTACTCTAAAAGATCCCCAACCAGAAAAAATTTTAAGAGAACTCACGGAAAGAGATCAAATTGAAAATGACGATTTTTTCTTCATATTGTTAAACGGTTATAATGATAGGCAACAGAGTCTCCAGTTTATTGTGACTGCTGCAGGTGTACAATACGACGCCAAAATGACCAACGGCAACGAAGACGCCTCTTGGAATGGAGTCTGGTACAGTGCAGTACAGATTACAGATGATGGATGGGTTGCCGAAATCTTTATCCCATATGCCGAACTGCGGTTTCCCAACAAGAACATCCAGGTTTGGGGCTTGAATATGGAAAGAGAGTTTAGACGCAGTAGAACAAGATATACCTGGAGTCCCGTTGATAATACTAAAGGTGAGTTTTCATTTTACGATGGTGAAATTTATGGTATTGAAAATGTAAAAACACCAACCCGACTTTCTTTTCAGCCCTATGTTTCTGCATATCTAAATGATTATGATGGAAAATCGGAAACAGTCTTCAACGGTGGACTGGACCTTAAATATGGTATTAACGATGCTTTTACTTTGGATATGATCTTGGTTCCGGACTTTGGACAATCCAAATTTGATGATGAGATTTTAAACCTTTCCGCTTTTGAAACCCAATACGAGGAAAATCGGGGATTTTTTACCGAGGGAACCGAGCTCTTTACAAAAGGAGATCTTTTCTATTCCCGCAGAGTTGGGGGATATCCTTCTGGAGATGTAAATCTAGAAGAAAATGAAGTTGTTGAAAGATTTCCCGCAACCGTTAAGCTTATAAATGCTTTTAAAATTTCGGGAAGAACCGACAAAAATCTAGGTATAGGGATTTTTAATGCCATAACGGAGCGTACATATGCAGATATATTGAATACAGAAACAAATACCCGCAGAAAGGAACTGGTTGAGCCTTTGTCAAATTATAATATACTGGTATTGGATCAACGCTTTGGCGGAAATTCATCAGTATCCTTTGTAAATACCAATGTTATCCGAGAAGGTGATTATAGAGATGCAAATGCCACGGGAATGTATTTGGATTTAATTAATAAGAAAAATACCTTAAATTATACTGCAAGTACTGCTGGGAGTTGGGTGAAGGATAATACTTCAGAATTTGGGATGGAGGGCAGTGCGGGCATTGCGGAAATCAGCGGAAGTCATAGATTCTCGGCAGAAATTAACTTCCGGACCAAAGATTATAATATTAATGATTTGGGATATTCCAGTGAGACCAATTATATCAATTATTATGGTTATTACGGATATCGATATTTGCAGCCCAAGGGTTTTTTAAATAATCTCAACCTCAATTTCAATTTAAATTACACCCGAAGACTGGAGACAAACCTTTACAATGTTTTTAAATTCAATTTCAATTCTAATTTTGTAACAAAAAAATTCACTTCCTTCGGTGGAGGCTTTGAAATGACTCCATTCGGAGCTAATGATATTTACGAGCCTCGGGTTGAAAACTGGTATGTAACAACACCGGCATATTATGATATTTGGGTGTGGTATTCTTCCGATTACAGGAAAAAATTTGCTTTAGATGTGAATTTAGAATTTAATAAGTTTAATCAAATAGCGAGAGATTATATTGAGGTTGAAATTCGTCCCAGATATAGGATATCCGACAAATGGAAATTATTTTTTGGAACCGATTGGATATTTTCTGATAGTGAAGAGGGATTCGTTAATTTAAAGGACCAGAATATTATATTTGGAAGACGGGATCGCAATACCCTAATTAATTCGCTGGAATCCCAATATATTTTCAATAACAAGATGGCATTAAATTTGGCCTTCCGTCATTATTATTCTGAAGTAGAATACAGTAAATTTTTCACCTTACAGGATAATGGTGGGCTTTTAGACAATTCCGATTATCTCCTCAACCACAATACTACCTATAACAATTGGAATATCGACCTTCGGTTTTCGTGGTGGTTCGCTCCTGGGAGTCAACTTACTCTTTTATACCAAAATTCTATTGAGAATTCTATAGCTGAATCGGGAATAAGTTTTTCAAATAATTTTCACGATCTCTTCGACGCACCACAGCTTAATAGTTTTTCCCTTCGCGTCAGTTACTACCTAGACTATAATAGAATTGGAAGTTGGTTGGGAAAAAATAAAATCGAGGATTTGTCTCCTTCAAAAAAACGTAAGAAAAAAATGAATTTGTCTTCGGGTATTTAG
- a CDS encoding sensor histidine kinase, whose protein sequence is MKQKNQIRLLFISCGIVLIGLISIQYYLIRNTYQLISDTYLSEIKKEIDPIWASPEMDTIESRVVDEVRMLSYKKIKDEFSTEEFREELEKIADTGRRLSQEYVKSQLIDYPDLEEIRIRTRVDQIIFETKNTSDTLLKLTDKPITFLGEDFNGKSIIIDRGIVHSHIEQEKDSLQEAIDYNYKYNQRTEIDISNFQGKIWKKMLWILIGALLLILSVITLFFWMYRTLIKQKKIAEIKTDFANNISHELKTPVSSLSLIIKSLQIEEIKKNPEKLNELISSLERQTNRIQNLTEKVLESAMEYKTEFKEQDVVPFLKGIVSSFKSDTHTIEWEIEPESLILSTDFHLLERVIENLLENGKKYNQNGSYIKLKSYLSGPEYVIEIEDNGIGITPKEQQKIFEKFYRVSEGDRHNIKGVGLGLYLSQEMMKSLNGSISVKSKIGEGSTFILRIPIV, encoded by the coding sequence ATGAAACAAAAGAACCAAATCAGACTTTTATTTATTTCCTGCGGAATTGTATTGATAGGTTTGATATCCATACAATACTATCTTATTAGAAATACATACCAATTAATTTCCGATACGTACCTCAGCGAGATTAAAAAAGAGATTGATCCAATATGGGCCTCCCCGGAGATGGACACAATTGAATCGCGAGTGGTAGATGAAGTAAGAATGCTTAGTTATAAAAAAATAAAGGATGAATTTTCCACAGAAGAATTTCGTGAAGAACTTGAAAAAATCGCCGATACCGGACGGAGATTGAGCCAAGAATATGTGAAATCCCAATTAATAGATTACCCAGATTTAGAAGAAATAAGGATCCGTACTCGAGTGGACCAAATTATTTTTGAAACGAAAAATACTTCAGACACTTTACTGAAATTAACGGATAAGCCTATTACATTTTTAGGCGAGGATTTTAATGGGAAATCAATAATTATAGATAGAGGAATTGTGCATTCCCATATTGAACAGGAAAAAGATTCGCTGCAGGAAGCAATAGATTATAATTATAAATACAACCAACGGACTGAGATTGATATTTCGAATTTTCAAGGTAAAATATGGAAAAAGATGCTTTGGATTTTAATTGGGGCTCTTCTATTAATCCTTAGTGTGATCACACTATTCTTTTGGATGTACCGCACACTTATCAAACAAAAGAAGATTGCCGAAATAAAAACTGATTTTGCCAATAATATAAGCCACGAACTAAAAACCCCAGTATCTTCACTTTCGCTAATAATTAAGTCCCTTCAGATAGAGGAAATAAAGAAGAATCCTGAAAAGTTAAATGAGCTCATCTCCAGTTTGGAACGGCAAACAAATCGCATTCAGAACCTGACCGAAAAAGTTCTGGAAAGCGCTATGGAGTATAAAACCGAATTTAAAGAGCAAGATGTTGTTCCATTCTTAAAAGGTATAGTCTCAAGTTTTAAATCGGATACGCATACTATCGAATGGGAGATTGAACCCGAAAGTCTGATTCTTTCCACTGACTTTCATCTGCTGGAACGAGTGATCGAAAATTTATTAGAAAATGGGAAAAAATACAATCAGAACGGTTCTTACATAAAACTGAAATCCTATCTGTCAGGACCGGAATATGTAATCGAAATTGAAGACAATGGAATCGGGATTACCCCAAAAGAACAACAAAAGATTTTTGAGAAATTCTACCGGGTTTCTGAAGGTGACAGACATAATATTAAAGGAGTGGGACTTGGATTGTATCTAAGCCAAGAAATGATGAAAAGTTTAAACGGCAGTATTTCGGTAAAAAGCAAAATTGGGGAGGGAAGCACATTTATTTTAAGAATACCAATAGTATGA